In Dendropsophus ebraccatus isolate aDenEbr1 chromosome 14, aDenEbr1.pat, whole genome shotgun sequence, the following proteins share a genomic window:
- the MAP3K3 gene encoding mitogen-activated protein kinase kinase kinase 3 has translation MLSLRRASLEELGARTEGPRRRDADKARDVSPCRAMDEQEALKSIMKDLVALQMGRRHRTTGIEGVKTKTSGLPNKQNDVRIKFEHSGERRILQFPRPVKFEDVEQKVKFVFGQQMDLHYMNNELSIPLRSQDDLDKAVDLLDRSSSMKSLRILLLSHDRNHTSSPHSGVHKQVRIKASQSLGDVTMAYHSAETRSRHLSVSSQNAGRSSPPPGYVPERQQRIARQGSYTSINSEGEFIPETNDQCMLDPLSSTENSISGSCQSLDQSEDSPSFRKSRMSRAQSNPDNRQDFSDRENQFYDKAGKGGTYPRRYHVSIHHKDYSDGRRTFPRIRRPQGNLFTLVPSSRSLSTNGENLGLSVQYLEARNRLRSADSENTLGVPERNVPTKSPSAPINWRRGKLLGQGAFGRVYLCYDVDIGRELAAKQVQFDPDSPETSKEVSALECEIQLLKNLHHERIVQYYGCLRDKSEKTLTIFMEYMPGGSVKDQLKAYGALTENVTRRYTRQILEGVSYLHSNMIVHRDIKGANILRDSAGNVKLGDFGASKRLQTICMSGTGIRSVTGTPYWMSPEVISGEGYGRKADVWSLGCTVVEMLTEKPPWAEYEAMAAIFKIATQPTNPHLPPNTSEQCRDFVKRILVEARQRPSAEELLRHPFAQQLTY, from the exons ATGTTGTCGTTGCGCAGAGCGTCACTGGAAGAGCTGGGAGCCCGGACGGAAGGCCCGAGGCGCCGGGACGCGGACAAAGCCCGGGACGTCTCCCCCTGCCGCGCCATGG ATGAGCAGGAGGCTCTGAAGTCCATTATGAAGGACCTGGTTGCCCTGCAGATGGGAAGGCGACATCGGACTACGGGAATCGAGGGGGTGAAAACGAAGACCAGCGGCCTTCCCAATAAACAG AATGACGTGAGAATAAAGTTTGAACACAGCGGAGAGAGGCG GATCCTGCAGTTTCCTCGGCCCGTAAAGTTTGAGGATGTAGAACAGAAAGTGAAGTTTGTCTTTGGGCAGCAGATGGACCTACATTACATGAACAATGAG TTGTCTATACCCCTCAGAAGTCAGGATGATCTTGACAAAGCCGTCGATCTCTTAGATCGAAGTTCCAGCATGAAAAGTCTTCGGATTCTGCTCCTCTCCCATGACAGAAACCAT ACGTCCTCACCTCACTCTGGGGTACATAAACAAGTGCGGATTAAGGCCTCTCAGTCTTTGGGTGATGTTACTATGGCGTATCATTCTGCAGAGACCCGGAGCCGACATCTGTCTGTCA GTTCACAGAATGCCGGACGCAGCTCCCCACCTCCTGGCTATGTTCCTGAGAGGCAGCAGAGGATTGCCCGGCAGGGCTCCTATACCAGCATCAACAGTGAGGGCGAGTTCATCCCAGAGaccaatgatcagtgt ATGCTGGACCCTTTGAGCAGTACAGAGAATTCAATATCTGGAAGCTGCCAGTCTCTGGACCAGTCTGAGGACAG CCCTTCATTCAGGAAGTCTCGAATGTCAAGAGCTCAGAGTAATCCAGACAACAGGCAGGATTTCTCAG ATCGTGAGAATCAGTTCTATGACAAAGCAGGGAAGGGTGGGACGTACCCTCGAAGGTATCACGTCTCTATTCACCATAAGGACTATAGTGATG GACGAAGAACATTCCCACGGATCCGGCGCCCTCAGGGCAATCTCTTCACCCTTGTGCCATCTAGTCGTTCTTTAAGCACCAATGGGGAAAACCTCGGCCTATCTGTGCAATACCTGGAAGCTCGCAACCGTCTGCGCAGTGCAGACAGTGAGAACACACTGGGTGTACCGGAGAGGAACGTGCCCACCAAAT CTCCCAGTGCTCCCATAAATTGGCGCAGGGGAAAGCTTCTGGGGCAAGGGGCCTTTGGCCGGGTTTATCTGTGTTACGATGTGGACATAGGACGGGAGCTGGCAGCTAAGCAGGTTCAGTTTGATCCGGACAGTCCAGAAACCAGCAAG GAGGTCAGTGCATTGGAGTGTGAGATCCAGCTCCTGAAGAATCTGCATCACGAAAGGATAGTACAGTATTATGGTTGCTTACGGGACAAAAGCGAAAAGACGCTGACTATTTTTATGGAGTATATGCCAGGG GGATCAGTGAAGGATCAGCTGAAAGCTTATGGAGCATTAACAGAAAACGTTACTCGTAGATACACCAGGCAGATCCTGGAGGGTGTATCTTACCTGCACAGCAATATGATTGTACACAGGGACATAAAGG GAGCCAACATACTTCGGGACTCCGCAGGGAATGTTAAGCTAGGAGACTTTGGGGCCAGTAAGCGGCTCCAGACAatctgcatgtcaggaactggtaTCCGTTCTGTGACGGGAACACCATACTGGATGAGCCCAGAGGTGATCAGCGGGGAGGGTTACGGGAGGAAAGCTGATGTCTG GAGCCTGGGCTGCACCGTGGTGGAAATGCTAACTGAGAAGCCTCCCTGGGCGGAGTATGAAGCCATGGCTGCCATTTTTAAAATTGCCACCCAGCCAACCAATCCTCACCTTCCGCCAAACACATCAGAGCAATGTCGGGACTTTGTAAAGCGGATACTGGTGGAAGCGCGGCAGAGGCCATCTGCTGAGGAGCTTCTTCGGCATCCCTTTGCCCAGCAGCTTACTTATTGA